The following nucleotide sequence is from bacterium.
GAAAAACTTGGTTCAACAGGTATTGGACAGGGAATTGCAATTCCTCATGCAAAAACAGACCAGATAAATGATATTATATGTGCACTTGGACTTTCACAAACAGGAGTGGATTTTGATTCTCTTGACGGAGAACCTGTTTATATAGTATTTCTTGTTCTTGCACCGACAAAATCTATAGGTCAACATTTAAAAACTCTTGCAAAAATAGCAAGATTACTGAAAGACAAAGTTTTCAGGAATGCTTTAAGAAACTGTAAAACACCAGAAGAAGCAATTAAAATCATAAAAGAAGATGAAGAAAAATTGAATAGTCTATCTTAAAAAAATTAAAAAATGAAAAAAATAAAAGGAATTCCAGCTTCCCCAGGGTTTGCTATTGGAAAAGCAAGAAAGGTGAATGATGATTTTTTTTCTTTTAGTGAAATAAAAAAAATAAAAGAAGAAGATGTAGATGAAGAAATTAAAAGATTTCATGAAAGTATTACCAAGACAGAAAATGAAATTCAGCAAATTATAAACAACATAAAGAAAATAACAGATAAGGAATATGCAGAAATTTTTTCTTTTCATCTTTCTATCCTTAGAGATAAAAATTTAATGGAGCGAATAGAAA
It contains:
- a CDS encoding PTS sugar transporter subunit IIA; amino-acid sequence: MKIVDYLKEDCIITNLKSRDKKGVLREIIKTLEKNGYVKDSEKILETVMDREKLGSTGIGQGIAIPHAKTDQINDIICALGLSQTGVDFDSLDGEPVYIVFLVLAPTKSIGQHLKTLAKIARLLKDKVFRNALRNCKTPEEAIKIIKEDEEKLNSLS